A part of Papilio machaon chromosome 11, ilPapMach1.1, whole genome shotgun sequence genomic DNA contains:
- the LOC106709593 gene encoding uncharacterized protein LOC106709593: MFKIIFFLLYVAVCFATEGMIRCGFTPNEIYSCTGLPTVVKPEISAKCKITVNQCDQMTCIFKEAGWMTGGKVDKKKLTDHFDEFKREFPEWSAAVAKLKNSCIDSELLPQGVYLNCPAYDVMHCALTSFIQNTPASKWDMEHGTGCTYSRQFAASCPLCPSDCFALLVPAGSCNACLMLPRAS, from the exons atgtttaaaattattttctttttattatatgtcgCG GTATGTTTCGCCACTGAGGGGATGATACGATGTGGATTCACACCAAATGAA ATCTATTCGTGTACAGGTTTACCTACAGTAGTGAAACCCGAAATATCAGCCAAGTGTAAGATAACAGTCAATCAA TGCGACCAAATGACGTGTATATTCAAAGAAGCAGGCTGGATGACAGGAGGCAAAGTggataaaaagaaattgacgGATCACTTCGATGAGTTCAAGCGGGAATTCCCCGAGTGGAGCGCCGCGGTGGCCAAATTGAAAAACTCGTGCATTGACAGCGAGCTACTGCCTCAAGGGGTGTACTTGAACTGTCCAGCGTATGACGTCATGCATTGTGCTTTGACTAGCTTCATTCAG AACACTCCCGCTAGCAAGTGGGACATGGAGCATGGGACCGGGTGTACGTACTCGCGGCAGTTCGCAGCTTCGTGCCCCCTCTGCCCCTCCGACTGCTTCGCGCTGCTGGTGCCGGCAGGCTCATGCAACGCCTGTCTGATGCTGCCTAGAGCCTCttga
- the LOC106709589 gene encoding putative transmembrane protein 183BP, whose amino-acid sequence MPKKKGQNKKGINQAFSDFTLNDCANAPKPVTRVKKTVTTETAISELSWDQIDQDDLDVIEETDADGAKSLVFKKRRNHSRSETEDVANRPGHVYPEIIWYLISWYIKPEDVGSFARINKATYAITKRESFWRSFYKRYCRYHLNLPERLCLENNNKLYGLRQRVIRALYYTYNVFIMRVIQQAVHDSQPHTLVKRRCINVWYCKGSTHWSVYFKFKKMQPKQRVEINKAIDFIEELSRIDANPDEDTQVLQVICQNFYQIPPLMGMTLSSVKVVLSQGFRHRRLHLGFNSGYHNVSKDILPEVSVVLDTVINIYVFDWWHPKYPFFDNQLPQNLMDDKSVPVLKKDFFSL is encoded by the exons ATGCCTAAGAAAAAgggtcaaaataaaaaagggatCAATCAAG CATTTTcagattttacattaaatgatTGTGCCAATGCTCCCAAACCTGTTACGAGAGTAAAGAAAACTGTAACAACAGAAACAGCCATATCAGAACTGTCCTGGGACCAAATTGACCAAGATGATCTGGATGTAATAGAAGAAACAGATGCAGACGGTGCCaaaagtttagtttttaaaaagagaCGTAATCATTCCAGGTCTGAGACTGAAGATGTTGCAAACCGTCCCGGCCATGTATACCCTGAAATTATATGGTACTTAATATCATGGTACATAAAACCTGAGGATGTTGGTAGTTTTGctagaataaataaagcaaCATATGCAATTACCAAACGAGAATCATTCTGGCGTAGTTTTTATAAACGTTACTGTAGGTATCATCTCAATTTACCTGAACGGCTTTGTTTAGAGAACAATAATAAGTTATATGGTCTCCGTCAGAGAGTGATAAGAGCACTCTACTAtacatataatgtttttataatgagAGTCATACAGCAAGCGGTACATGACAGTCAGCCGCACACGCTTGTTAAAAGACGCTGTATAAATGTATGGTACTGCAAAGGTTCGACACACTGGTcggtttattttaagtttaaaaagatGCAACCCAAGCAAAGGgtagaaattaataaagcaaTAGATTTTATTGAAGAGTTGAGCAGAATTGACGCCAACCCTGATGAGGATACACAAGTATTACAG gTGATCTGCCAAAACTTTTATCAAATACCCCCACTTATGGGTATGACATTGTCTTCAGTTAAAGTTGTTTTATCACAAGGGTTCCGGCATCGCAGGCTACATCTGGGATTCAACTCTGGTTACCATAATGTGTCTAAAGACATCTTGCCGGAAGTTTCTGTGGTGTTGGACAcagtaattaatatatacGTATTTGATTGGTGGCATCCGAAGTATCCATTTTTTGATAATCAACTGCCACAAAATCTTATGGACGATAAGTCTGTGCCAGTGCTCAAGAAAGATTTCTTTTCATTATAG